In one window of Macadamia integrifolia cultivar HAES 741 chromosome 2, SCU_Mint_v3, whole genome shotgun sequence DNA:
- the LOC122067223 gene encoding type IV inositol polyphosphate 5-phosphatase 7-like isoform X2 — protein sequence MRMDYDMSTLQPRLDRRFSVCDRVIFGHRPSDYDPNYRGGSSDDENVPTDSPSTIFSPMSYGGSTSMEDRERPSGHSRYCLVASKQMVGIFLTVWVRSDLRDDVKNMKVSCVGRGLMGYLGNKGSISISMSVHQTSFCFVCSHLTSGQKEGDELRRNSDVMEILRKTRFPRVQRVGDEKSPETILDHDRIIWLGDLNYRIALSYRSAKALVEMHNWRALLENDQRRGRVFEGWNEGKIYFPPTYKYSTNSDRYAGDDMHPKEKRRTPAWCDRILWYGRGLHQLTYVRGESRFSDHRPVYSLFSTEVESISRSRFKKSMSCSSSRIEVEELLPYSHGYTELSFF from the exons ATGAGAATGGACTATGACATGTCAACCTTGCAACCCCGGCTTGATCGACGATTCAGTGTATGTGATCGGGTTATTTTTGGTCACAGGCCGAGTGATTATGATCCCAATTACAGAGGGGGTTCATCTGATGATGAGAATGTGCCTACGGATTCCCCGAGTACCATCTTCTCACCAATGTCCTATGGAGGGTCCACATCCATGGAGGACAGAGAGAGACCGTCTGGGCACTCGAGGTACTGCCTAGTTGCAAGTAAGCAAATGGTTGGGATATTTCTCACAGTCTGGGTGAGGAGTGACCTGAGGGATGATGTAAAGAATATGAAAGTTTCATGTGTTGGCAGGGGATTGATGGGTTATCTTGGAAACAAG GGCTCAATCTCAATCAGTATGTCTGTACACCAAACTAGCTTCTGCTTCGTATGTAGTCATCTAACCTCTGGACAGAAGGAAGGTGATGAACTAAGAAGGAACTCTGATGTCATGGAGATCCTGCGGAAGACAAGGTTTCCACGTGTTCAAAGAGTAGGGGATGAAAAATCGCCAGAAACAATCCTCGATCATGA TCGAATTATATGGCTTGGGGATTTGAATTACCGAATTGCACTATCTTATCGCTCTGCAAAGGCACTTGTGGAGATGCACAACTGGAGGGCATTGTTAGAAAATGATCAG AGACGAGGTCGTGTATTCGAAGGATGGAATGAGGGGAAGATATATTTTCCCCCCACCTACAAATATTCAACCAATTCCGACAGATATGCAGGGGATGACATGCACCCTAAAGAGAAGCGACGAACACCTGCATG GTGTGATCGCATCTTGTGGTATGGAAGGGGCCTCCATCAATTAACGTATGTTCGTGGTGAGTCTAGATTCTCAGATCATAGACCAGTTTATAGCCTTTTCTCTACTGAAGTTGAGTCCATCAGCCGTAGTCGTTTTAAGAAAAGCATGAGTTGTTCTAGTTCCAGAATTGAGGTGGAAGAACTGTTACCATACTCACATGGATATACTGAACTTAGTTTCTTCTGA
- the LOC122067223 gene encoding type IV inositol polyphosphate 5-phosphatase 7-like isoform X1, which produces MRMDYDMSTLQPRLDRRFSVCDRVIFGHRPSDYDPNYRGGSSDDENVPTDSPSTIFSPMSYGGSTSMEDRERPSGHSRYCLVASKQMVGIFLTVWVRSDLRDDVKNMKVSCVGRGLMGYLGNKGSISISMSVHQTSFCFVCSHLTSGQKEGDELRRNSDVMEILRKTRFPRVQRVGDEKSPETILDHDRIIWLGDLNYRIALSYRSAKALVEMHNWRALLENDQLRLEQRRGRVFEGWNEGKIYFPPTYKYSTNSDRYAGDDMHPKEKRRTPAWCDRILWYGRGLHQLTYVRGESRFSDHRPVYSLFSTEVESISRSRFKKSMSCSSSRIEVEELLPYSHGYTELSFF; this is translated from the exons ATGAGAATGGACTATGACATGTCAACCTTGCAACCCCGGCTTGATCGACGATTCAGTGTATGTGATCGGGTTATTTTTGGTCACAGGCCGAGTGATTATGATCCCAATTACAGAGGGGGTTCATCTGATGATGAGAATGTGCCTACGGATTCCCCGAGTACCATCTTCTCACCAATGTCCTATGGAGGGTCCACATCCATGGAGGACAGAGAGAGACCGTCTGGGCACTCGAGGTACTGCCTAGTTGCAAGTAAGCAAATGGTTGGGATATTTCTCACAGTCTGGGTGAGGAGTGACCTGAGGGATGATGTAAAGAATATGAAAGTTTCATGTGTTGGCAGGGGATTGATGGGTTATCTTGGAAACAAG GGCTCAATCTCAATCAGTATGTCTGTACACCAAACTAGCTTCTGCTTCGTATGTAGTCATCTAACCTCTGGACAGAAGGAAGGTGATGAACTAAGAAGGAACTCTGATGTCATGGAGATCCTGCGGAAGACAAGGTTTCCACGTGTTCAAAGAGTAGGGGATGAAAAATCGCCAGAAACAATCCTCGATCATGA TCGAATTATATGGCTTGGGGATTTGAATTACCGAATTGCACTATCTTATCGCTCTGCAAAGGCACTTGTGGAGATGCACAACTGGAGGGCATTGTTAGAAAATGATCAG CTTCGGTTAGAACAGAGACGAGGTCGTGTATTCGAAGGATGGAATGAGGGGAAGATATATTTTCCCCCCACCTACAAATATTCAACCAATTCCGACAGATATGCAGGGGATGACATGCACCCTAAAGAGAAGCGACGAACACCTGCATG GTGTGATCGCATCTTGTGGTATGGAAGGGGCCTCCATCAATTAACGTATGTTCGTGGTGAGTCTAGATTCTCAGATCATAGACCAGTTTATAGCCTTTTCTCTACTGAAGTTGAGTCCATCAGCCGTAGTCGTTTTAAGAAAAGCATGAGTTGTTCTAGTTCCAGAATTGAGGTGGAAGAACTGTTACCATACTCACATGGATATACTGAACTTAGTTTCTTCTGA